In the Syngnathus scovelli strain Florida chromosome 16, RoL_Ssco_1.2, whole genome shotgun sequence genome, one interval contains:
- the LOC125983833 gene encoding uncharacterized protein, with product MSSSQRGQREEPHKSIPTSASMQRDFAEQQETKTFQHEGLAPHISVTQSTPDMNRKLLLLPGNQCQAHASSSKAHLPEEQQKLTNLVHHDQRGHVEDCSLNPGHGATSTTRNSDRQPHAAMSNEDFDALFNLLTNSQSRRLDDQRVSLPLLPGLDKNEPQSSSDTDSSYLCYMVSKVQGSRMENQRCSLPQIEPLEPERKGDNIARSASFSPGLNMERHESQAKTSPKKVLSQADQTQFLNLMAHAQRGRMEEQRCVLNVSPQTSPKHKPTQNAAAAGPDSDKFFNLLANSQGKRLDDQRVCLPALPGIQNGGPSQTSKTDASYLCYMVSKVQGSRFDDQRCSGPHIGQNLGTPKPQCKVSPTSESSDKAQRRSGSLDRSGTPQQLSPPDQQQFLKTITRAQRGRMEEQRCTLAQSRSTPNTPTHNPNKTPAGLDTDGLFLRLASSQAHRLDDQRLALPSLPGISATTKVSAPQISVVESTASKKQGAKKPASQAQTTAAPSGCSLPKSSSFNCETKYQQTLDSTAQMTVKVSMSFTPQTNVNQPFPEVFLTLGAPGENLMIPLSPRPGRPVSLNLNLVPSPRNPRSRPSSPQPKAAWKAHPVTSGPPGQEGSASCPIGPQEDCFSLIEKVHTSHLKVGVSQGGQKHKEDAVRGRGNGKGQAKKDRKDAANKH from the exons ATGAGTTCATCACAGCGAGGACAAAGGGAAGAACCGCACAAGTCAATCCCGACATCTGCTTCAATGCAACGAGACTTTGCTGAGCAGCAG gagACAAAAACTTTTCAACATGAAGGTTTGGCACCTCATATTTCAGTGACCCAGAGCACTCCGGACATGAACAGGAAGCTGCTCTTGTTGCCAGGCAACCAGTGTCAAGCCCACGCAAGTTCCAGCAAG GCGCACTTGCCCGAGGAACAGCAAAAGTTGACGAATCTTGTCCATCACGATCAGCGTGGACATGTGGAGGACTGCTCCCTGAATCCCGGCCACGGTGCCACTTCCACCACAAGAAACTCTGACCGTCAGCCTCATGCTGCGATGTCCAATGAAG ATTTCGACGCACTCTTCAATCTGTTGACCAACAGTCAGAGCAGACGGCTCGACGACCAACGTGTGTCTCTTCCTTTGTTACCCGGTTTGGACAAAAACGAGCCACAGTCATCATCTGACACGGATTCAAGCTACTTGTGCTATATGGTCTCCAAAGTCCAG GGGAGCAGAATGGAAAACCAAAGGTGCTCCCTACCTCAAATAGAGCCTTTGGAGCCGGAACGGAAGGGAGACAACATTGCACGCTCGGCCTCTTTCAGTCCCGGTTTGAACATGGAACGCCACGAGAGCCAAGCTAAGACCTCCCCCAAAAAG GTGTTGAGTCAAGCTGACCAGACGCAATTCCTCAACTTAATGGCTCACGCGCAGCGAGGCCGCATGGAAGAGCAGCGATGCGTCCTCAACGTTAGTCCGCAGACTTCCCCGAAACACAAGCCCACCCAGAACGCCGCAGCCGCAG GTCCGGATTCTGACAAGTTCTTCAACCTGCTGGCCAACTCGCAAGGCAAACGTCTGGATGACCAGCGAGTTTGTCTTCCAGCGTTGCCCGGGATTCAAAATGGAGGCCCCTCCCAAACGTCAAAAACAGATGCGAGCTATTTGTGTTACATGGTCTCTAAAGTCCAG GGCTCCAGGTTTGATGATCAGAGATGTTCTGGGCCTCATATCGGTCAGAATTTAGGCACTCCAAAACCCCAGTGCAAAGTTTCGCCCACCTCAGAATCATCTGACAAAGCTCAAAGGAGGTCCGGCTCCCTAGACAGAAGTGGCACTCCCCAGCAG ctctcTCCACCTGATCAGCAACAATTCCTCAAAACGATAACTCGCGCTCAGAGAGGACGCATGGAGGAGCAGCGTTGCACTTTAGCTCAAAGCAGGAGCACGCCCAATACGCCCACACACAACCCAAATAAAACCCCTGCAG GTCTAGATACGGATGGGTTGTTCCTCAGGCTGGCCTCTAGTCAGGCACACAGGCTGGACGACCAGAGGCTCGCTCTGCCCTCCCTacccgggataagtgccaccaCGAAG GTTAGCGCCCCACAAATCAGTGTTGTTGAAAGCACGGCCTCCAAAAAACAAGGGGCGAAAAAGCCGGCTTCTCAGGCCCAGACGACGGCGGCACCTTCGGGCTGCAGCCTGCCAAAATCGTCATCCTTCAACTGCGAGACAAAATATCAGCAGACGCTTGACTCCACAGCTCAG ATGACTGTAAAGGTGTCAATGAGCTTCACACCACAAACG AATGTCAACCAGCCTTTCCCAGAGGTCTTCCTCACTCTGGGCGCCCCAGGAGAAAATCTCATGATCCCTCTCAGCCCGAGACCTGGCCGACCCGTCTCCTTGAACCTGAACCTCGTCCCCAGCCCCAGGAATCCCCGCTCGAGGCCGTCGTCACCCCAGCCCAAAGCAGCCTGGAAGGCGCATCCCGTTACTTCTGGCCCTCCGGGACAGGAAGGGTCCGCATCCTGCCCCATCGGCCCACAGGAAGACTGCTTCTCTCTGATTGAGAAGGTTCACACGTCCCACCTTAAAGTCGGAGTGAGTCAAGGGGGGCAGAAACACAAAGAGGATGCAgtgagggggcggggcaatggaAAAGGGCAAGCTAAGAAAGATCGGAAGGACGCTGCTAATAAACACTAG
- the LOC125983791 gene encoding myosin heavy chain, fast skeletal muscle-like — translation MSTDAEMEQYGVAAIYLRKPEKERIEAQTAPFDAKSAFFVAVPDEMYVKAKLVKREGGKATVETLIGNKTITVKEDDIHPMNPPKFDKIEDMAMMTHLNEPAVLFNLKERFASWMIYTYSGLFCVVVNPYKWLPVYDQEVVGAYRGKKRIEAPPHIFSISDNAYQFMLTDRENQSILITGESGAGKTVNTKRVIQYFATIAVAGVKKAEPGKMQGSLEDQIIAANPLLEAYGNAKTVRNDNSSRFGKFIRIHFGSTGKLASADIETYLLEKSRVTFQLSAERSYHIFYQLMTGHKPELIEALLITTNPYDYHMVSQGEITVKSINDVEEFIATDTAIDILGFTGEEKMSIFKLTGAVMHHGNMKFKQKQREEQAEPDGTEEADKIAYLLGLNSADMLKALCYPRVKVGNEFVTKGQTVPQVNNSVSALCKSIYEKMFLWMVIRINEMLDTKQPRQFFIGVLDIAGFEIFDYNSLEQLCINFTNEKLQQFFNHHMFVLEQEEYKKEGIHWEFIDFGMDLAACIELIEKPMGIFSILEEECMFPKATDMSFKNKLYDQHLGKTKAFEKPKPAKGKAEAHFSLVHYAGTVDYNITGWLDKNKDPLNDSVVQLYQKSSNKLLGMLYATHASTEETGGGGGGGGGGKKGGGKKKGGSFQTVSALFRENLGKLMTNLRSTHPHFVRCLIPNDHKTPGLMENYLVIHQLRCNGVLEGIRICRKGFPSRILYGDFKQRYKVLNASIIPEGQFIDNKKAAEKLLGSIDVDHTQYKFGHTKVFFKAGLLGTLEEMRDEKLAALVTMTQALCRGYLMRKEFVKMMERRDAIFTVQYNVRSFMNVKNWPWMHLYFKIKPLLKSAETEKELAQMKENYGKMQSDLATALAKKKELEEKMVSLLQEKNDLQLQVAAEGENLSDAEERCEGLIKSKIQLEAKLKETTERLEDEEEINAELTTKKRKLEDECSELKKDIDDLELTLAKVEKEKHATENKVKNLTEEMATQDETIAKLTKEKKALQEAHQQTLDDLQAEEDKVNTLTKAKTKLEQQVDDLEGSLEQEKKLRMDLERAKRKLEGDLKLAQESIMDLENDKQQSEEKIKKKDFETSQLLSKIEDEQSLGAQLQKKIKELQARIEELEEEIEAERAARAKVEKQRSDLSRELEEISERLEEAGGATAAQIEMNKKREAEFQKLRRDLEESTLQHEATSAALRKKQADSVAELGEQIDNLQRVKQKLEKEKSEYKMEIDDLSSNMEAVAKAKGNLEKLCRTLEDQLSEIKTKNDENVRQLNDLSAQKARLQTENGEFSRQLEEKEALISQLTRGKQAYTQQIEELKRHIEEEVKAKNALAHAVQSARHDCDLLREQFEEEQEAKAELQRGMSKANSEVAQWRAKYETDAIQRTEELEEAKKKLAQRLQEAEESIEAVNSKCASLEKTKQRLQGEVEDLMIDVERANALAANLDKKQRNFDKVLAEWKQKYEEGQAELEGSQKEARSLSTELFKMKNSYEEALDQLETLKRENKNLQQEISDLTEQIGETGKSIHDLEKAKKTVESEKAEIQTALEEAEGTLEHEESKILRVQLELNQIKGEVDRKLAEKDEEMEQIKRNSQRVIDSMQSTLDAEVRSRNDALRIKKKMEGDLNEMEVQLSHANRQAAEAQKQLRNVQGQLKDAQLHLDDAVRGQEDMKEQAAMVERRNGLMLAEIEELRAALEQTERSRKVAEQELVDASERVGLLHSQNTSLMNTKKKLEADFVQVQGEVDDAVQESRNAEEKAKKAITDAAMMAEELKKEQDTSAHLERMKKNLEVTVKDLQHRLDEAENLAMKGGKKQLQKLEARVRQLETEVETEQRRGADAVKGVRKYERRVKELTYQTEEDKKNGTRLQDLVDKLQMKVKAYKRQAEEAEEHANTHMSRLRKVQHELEEAQERADIAESQVNKLRAKSRESGKGTDPTE, via the exons ATGAGTACCGACGCGGAGATGGAGCAGTATGGCGTCGCAGCCATTTACCTCAGGAAGCCCGAGAAGGAGAGGATTGAGGCTCAGACGGCTCCCTTTGATGCCAAGTCAGCCTTCTTCGTGGCCGTTCCTGACGAGATGTACGTCAAGGCCAAACTCGTCAAAAGAGAGGGGGGCAAAGCTACCGTCGAGACACTCATTGGAAATAAG ACCATCACCGTCAAAGAAGACGACATCCATCCAATGAACCCTCCCAAGTTCGACAAAATTGAGGACATGGCCATGATGACCCACCTCAACGAGCCCGCCGTGTTGTTTAACCTCAAAGAGCGTTTTGCATCATGGATGATCTAC ACCTACTCTGGGCTGTTCTGCGTCGTGGTCAATCCCTACAAGTGGCTTCCTGTGTACGACCAGGAGGTCGTAGGGGCCTACAGAGGCAAGAAGAGAATTGAGGCTCCGCCCCACATCTTCTCCATCTCTGACAACGCCTATCAGTTCATGCTCACTG ACCGTGAAAATCAGTCCATCCTGATCAC TGGAGAATCCGGTGCCGGAAAGACTGTCAACACCAAGCGTGTCATCCAGTACTTTGCAACAATTGCAGTTGCTGGAGTTAAAAAGGCTGAACCTGGGAAGATGCAG GGTTCTCTGGAAGATCAAATCATTGCAGCCAACCCCCTGCTGGAGGCCTACGGTAATGCCAAGACCGTAAGGAACGACAACTCGTCCCGTTTC GGTAAATTCATCAGAATCCACTTTGGCTCTACTGGCAAGCTGGCCTCTGCTGATATTGAAACTT ATCTGCTGGAGAAGTCCCGTGTCACCTTCCAACTGTCAGCTGAGAGGAGCTACCATATCTTCTATCAGCTGATGACAGGACACAAGCCTGAGCTGATCG AGGCCCTTCTGATCACCACCAATCCGTATGACTATCATATGGTCAGTCAGGGTGAAATCACTGTCAAGAGCATCAATGACGTTGAGGAGTTCATCGCCACGGAT ACCGCTATCGACATTTTGGGCTTCACCGGTGAGGAAAAAATGAGCATTTTCAAGCTGACTGGTGCTGTGATGCATCACGGCAACATGAAATTCAAACAGAAGCAGCGTGAGGAGCAGGCGGAACCTGATGGCACTGAGG aggCTGATAAAATCGCTTACCTCTTGGGTCTGAACTCAGCGGATATGCTGAAAGCTCTGTGCTACCCTCGAGTCAAAGTTGGGAATGAATTTGTGACCAAAGGTCAAACCGTcccacag GTCAACAATTCTGTGTCAGCTCTCTGCAAATCCATCTATGAGAAAATGTTCTTGTGGATGGTCATCCGAATCAATGAGATGTTGGACACAAAGCAGCCAAGACAGTTCTTCATTGGAGTGTTGGATATTGCTGGATTTGAGATCTTCGAT TACAACAGCTTGGAGCAActgtgcatcaacttcaccaATGAGAAACTGCAACAGTTTTTCAACCACCACATGTTTGTCTTGGAGCAAGAGGAATACAAGAAAGAAGGCATCCATTGGGAATTCATCGACTTTGGTATGGACTTGGCGGCTTGCATTGAGCTTATTGAGAAG cCAATGGGCATCTTCTCCATCCTTGAAGAGGAGTGCATGTTCCCCAAGGCGACAGACATGTCTTTCAAGAACAAGCTGTATGATCAGCATCTTGGCAAGACCAAGGCCTTTGAAAAGCCAAAGCCCGCAAAGGGTAAAGCTGAGGCCCACTTCTCACTGGTCCACTACGCTGGTACTGTGGACTACAATATCACCGGTTGGTTGGACAAGAACAAGGACCCCCTGAATGACTCCGTTGTCCAGCTCTACCAGAAGTCTTCAAACAAGCTGCTGGGCATGCTGTACGCCACCCACGCTTCAACTGAAG agactggtggtggtggtggtggtggtggtggtggcaagAAGGGTGGTGGAAAGAAGAAGGGTGGTTCTTTCCAGACTGTCTCTGCTCTATTCAGG GAGAACTTGGGCAAGCTGATGACTAACTTGAGGAGCACTCATCCTCACTTTGTGCGCTGCCTGATCCCCAATGACCATAAGACCCCAG GTCTTATGGAGAACTACCTGGTTATCCACCAGCTGAGATGTAACGGTGTGCTTGAGGGTATCAGAATCTGCAGAAAGGGTTTCCCCAGCAGAATCCTCTACGGTGATTTCAAGCAGAG ATACAAAGTATTGAACGCTAGCATCATCCCTGAGGGTCAGTTCATTGACAACAAGAAGGCAGCAGAGAAATTGTTGGGCTCCATCGATGTTGATCACACTCAGTACAAATTTGGACACACTAAG GTGTTCTTCAAAGCTGGTCTGTTGGGTACCCTGGAGGAGATGAGAGATGAGAAACTGGCTGCATTGGTGACCATGACTCAagctctttgcagaggatacctCATGAGGAAAGAGTTTGTGAAGATGATGGAGAGGAG AGACGCTATCTTCACCGTCCAGTACAACGTCCGTTCCTTCATGAATGTGAAGAACTGGCCATGGATGCATCTGTACTTCAAGATCAAGCCTCTCCTGAAGAGTGCCGAGACGGAGAAAGAGCTGGCACAGATGAAGGAGAATTATGGCAAAATGCAATCTGACCTGGCGACTGCTCTGGCCAAAAAGAAAGAGCTGGAGGAGAAGATGGTCTCCCTGTTGCAGGAGAAGAATGACCTGCAACTGCAAGTGGCAGCT GAAGGTGAGAACCTTTCAGATGCTGAGGAAAGATGCGAGGGGCTCATTAAGAGCAAGATCCAGCTCGAGGCCAAACTCAAAGAGACGACCGAGAGACTGGAAGATGAAGAAGAAATCAACGCTGAGCTGACCACAAAGAAGAGAAAGCTGGAGGATGAATGCTCAGAGCTCAAGAAAGATATTGATGATTTGGAACTCACCTTGGCTAAAGTAGAAAAGGAGAAACACGCCACTGAAAACAAG GTGAAAAACCTGACAGAGGAGATGGCAACTCAAGATGAGACTATTGCTAAGTTGACAAAGGAGAAGAAAGCCCTCCAAGAGGCTCACCAGCAAACACTGGACGATCTGCAGGCAGAGGAAGACAAAGTCAACACTCTGACCAAGGCCAAGACAAAGCTGGAGCAGCAAGTGGATGAT CTTGAAGGCTCCCTGGAGCAAGAGAAGAAGCTCCGCATGGACCTTGAGAGAGCCAAGAGGAAGCTTGAAGGTGACCTGAAACTGGCCCAGGAATCCATAATGGATCTGGAGAATGATAAACAGCAATCAGAGGAGAAAATCAAAAA GAAAGACTTTGAGACCAGTCAGCTCCTCAGTAAGATTGAGGATGAACAGTCTCTTGGTGCTCAGCTCCAGAAGAAGATCAAGGAACTCCAG GCTCGTATTGAGGAGCTGGAAGAAGAGATCGAAGCTGAGAGGGCAGCCCGGGCCAAGGTGGAGAAGCAGAGGTCTGACCTCTCCAGGGAACTGGAGGAGATCAGCGAGAGGCTTGAGGAAGCCGGTGGAGCAACGGCCGCTCAGATTGAGATGAACAAGAAGCGGGAGGCTGAGTTCCAGAAGCTGCGTCGGGATCTTGAAGAGTCCACCCTCCAGCATGAGGCGACTTCCGCCGCTCTCCGCAAGAAGCAGGCTGACAGCGTGGCAGAGTTGGGCGAGCAGATCGACAACCTCCAGCGTGTCAAGCAGAAGCTGGAGAAGGAGAAGAGCGAGTACAAGATGGAGATTGACGATCTCTCCAGCAACATGGAGGCCGTCGCCAAAGCCAAA GGCAACTTGGAGAAACTATGCAGAACTCTTGAAGACCAGTTAAGTGAAATTAAGACCAAGAATGATGAGAATGTTCGCCAGCTCAATGACTTGAGTGCGCAGAAGGCAAGACTGCAAACAGAGAACG GTGAGTTCTCTCGTCAGCTTGAAGAGAAGGAAGCCCTCATTTCCCAGCTGACCAGGGGCAAGCAGGCTTACACTCAGCAGATTGAAGAGCTCAAAAGACACATTGAGGAGGAAGTTAAG GCCAAGAATGCCCTGGCTCATGCGGTTCAGTCTGCCCGCCACGACTGCGATCTGCTCCGAGAGCAGTTTGAGGAAGAGCAGGAGGCTAAAGCTGAACTGCAGCGAGGAATGTCCAAGGCCAACAGCGAGGTGGCACAGTGGAGGGCCAAGTATGAGACCGATGCTATCCAGCGCActgaggagctggaggaggccAA AAAGAAGCTTGCCCAGCGTCTCCAGGAAGCAGAGGAGTCTATTGAGGCTGTGAACTCCAAGTGTGCCTCTTTGGAGAAGACCAAGCAGAGGCTCCAGGGTGAGGTGGAGGACCTCATGATTGATGTGGAGAGAGCTAATGCCCTGGCTGCCAACCTTGACAAGAAGCAGAGGAACTTTGATAAG GTCCTGGCAGAATGGAAGCAGAAATATGAGGAGGGCCAGGCAGAGCTGGAAGGATCCCAGAAGGAGGCCCGTTCTCTCAGCACTGAACTGTTCAAGATGAAAAACTCCTATGAGGAGGCCTTGGATCAGCTGGAGACCTTGAAGAGGGAGAACAAGAACCTGCAGC AGGAGATCTCAGATCTAACTGAACAGATCGGGGAGACCGGAAAGAGCATCCACGATCTGGAAAAGGCTAAAAAGACTGTTGAAAGTGAAAAGGCCGAGATTCAGACTGCTCTTGAGGAAGCCGAG GGCACGCTGGAGCATGAAGAGTCCAAGATTCTCCGCGTTCAGCTCGAGCTCAACCAAATCAAAGGCGAGGTTGACAGAAAGCTTGCAGAGAAGGACGAAGAGATGGAGCAGATCAAGAGGAACAGCCAGAGAGTGATTGACTCCATGCAGAGCACCCTTGACGCTGAGGTCAGGAGCAGGAACGACGCCCTGAGAATCAAGAAGAAGATGGAGGGAGACCTGAACGAGATGGAGGTTCAGTTGAGCCACGCCAACAGACAGGCAGCTGAAGCCCAGAAGCAACTGAGGAATGTCCAGGGACAACTCAAG gATGCCCAACTGCACCTTGATGATGCTGTACGGGGGCAAGAAGACATGAAGGAACAGGCTGCCATGGTGGAGCGCAGGAACGGCCTGATGCTGGCTGAAATTGAGGAGCTGAGAGCCGCTCTGGAACAGACGGAAAGGTCCCGCAAAGTGGCCGAGCAGGAGCTGGTTGATGCTAGCGAGCGTGTCGGACTGCTTCACTCTCAG AACACCAGCCtgatgaacaccaagaagaagcTGGAGGCTGACTTCGTTCAGGTTCAAGGTGAAGTGGACGATGCTGTTCAGGAATCAAGAAATGCTGAAGAGAAGGCCAAAAAGGCCATCACTGAT GCTGCCATGATGGCCgaggagctgaagaaggagCAGGACACCAGCGCTCACCTGGAGAGGATGAAGAAGAACCTGGAGGTGACTGTCAAGGACCTGCAGCACCGTCTGGATGAGGCTGAGAACCTCGCCATGAAGGGTGGCAAGAAGCAACTCCAGAAACTGGAGGCTAGA GTCCGTCAGCTGGAAACTGAAGTGGAGACTGAGCAGAGACGTGGAGCGGATGCTGTTAAAGGTGTCCGCAAATATGAGAGGAGAGTCAAGGAGCTGACCTACCAG ACTGAGGAGGACAAGAAGAACGGAACCAGGCTTCAGGATCTGGTGGATAAATTACAAATGAAAGTCAAGGCTTACAAGAGACAAGCGGAGGAAGCC GAAGAGCATGCCAATACTCACATGTCCAGGCTTAGGAAGGTCCAGCATGAGCTGGAGGAGGCTCAGGAACGTGCTGACATTGCTGAGTCCCAGGTCAACAAGCTGAGGGCCAAGAGTCGTGAGAGTGGGAAG GGAACTGACCCTACTGAATAA